TAACATGCGTGGAGTATTTTTACATGTCATGGCAGTAAGCTCAGTTGTTCACGCCTTGATTCTCAAAAAACCAATTGCAGTATTTTTCAGGACACACTGGGGTCAGTTGGTGTGATCATCTCAACTCTCCTCATTCAGTTTTATGGATGGACCGGATTCGATCCTATAGCTTCATTATTTATCGCGATCTTGATCGTTGCGAGTGTGATACCACTTGTACTTGATACCGGGAAAGTGCTTGCACTTGATATTGGTGACCGGTCCTTGAGTGTGCGGCGTACGTTAGCGGAGGTAAGATTGCAATCAGTCTTCGTGTCGCATGACTGATAGATAACGTAGCTCGAGTCGCTCGAAGGGGTAGTTGCATATTCCGAGCCGCGTTTCTGGCCCAAAGACGCAGAGAGGTTGATTGGAAGTATCAAGATACAGGTTGCATCGCCAGGGATAGTTTCGTTGCGAGAGGGAAAGGAGTGGACCATCGATCGGGTCGTTGAGTGTGTTGACACCTTATTAAGGAAGAGGATCGAGGGCCTGGAAGAACTGACCATTCAAGTGGAGGAGGCAAGATGAGAGATTTTAGTTAGCTTCTCAATAATACTATCGACAATCAAAGGCGAAGGTTACACCGTCATTGAGATTGATTCTAAGCAACCTTCATACCAGTCGGTGTAGCCGAAAGGTTAAAATATTTAACTTCGAGAACTCGTCCTACGATTCAACCTCAGGCACTTCAACCACTTATTGAGCGGTGGCGAGTGATAAGAGAAACTGAAACGTGACATCGCTAGATTTGTAAGTAGAGGTAAAATGGCTCGAGTCCGGGGGTCCACAACCCCATGAAGTAGCAACCGATCGCCGTGGTGGTGCAGAGTAGCGGTAGGAAGGTCACGGAACCCTCTAGTACCCCCTGATTGGCGTAACAAAGGAAAATCAGAAATGACTTTTTCTACGCGTTCCTCCAACCAACATCATTACCTCCTCTTGAGCGATATCGACGAACATCATCTGTATCTTACTCCTGTGCTACGTGTCGCCGCGGAAAAAAATCAAGTCGTGCCATATGCATAGTACATATCGGACATATCATGATGGGTGGAGGATAACGAAGGTCGGGATGAGTTACTTTTTCTGCTGCGATTTGATGACGCGCTTGACGATCTTCGCCTCTTCTACCAGAAACGCCCGAAGAATCCTATGTAGCGTTTATGAGGTTTGTGTGAGGAGGTAGAGGGGAATATCAGCGCACCGTTGCTTTGTGCAGTCACCGCATCTTGAACCACCATAAGCCCTGTTGACTGTTTTTTGTCTCTTGGAAATGACGGCGTATTGACGAGGTCGAAGGGCAGGAATCTGAAAGGTTGTTAGCAGGAGCGCCGATTTCATATCGTCTAGTTACGCACCCCTGCAAGAGCAGTACCACAATCACCACATTTAGGTGAAGAAGCCCTCTTCCTGACGGTGTGGTAGATGAGTTTCCCCCCTGGGGTTTTTACTACTCTCCGCCCACTGGACTTGGTATTGTAGGGTTGTCTTTTTCGAAGGGTAACTCTTTGCGCCATTTTACTGTGGATGGGAAGTCAAGTATGGGGGTTTGGTATTGACTGGCGATAGTTACCTTGTTCTTGAGGAGGCGACGGCGATGACAGTAAAAAGAATAATCGTGTAGGTGGCTTGCTAACTGCTCAGTTCTACGGCAAATGCCGTACACGTGATCACATTAAAGCACGGGCGGAGGTCGTTCTCTAATGGCCCATTTACTGTAAATGGCTTTGTCGATTTCGTGCTCTTTCCCCTTTTCCATGCTGCCTTCCTTCTCGGCTTGTCGTCTGTTTGTACCACTGTGCTAAAAAGAACCACATCCCATATCTGATACCATAGTCCATAACCGTTCGTGAGGGAGTCGACTGTTGTCCGAGGCTCATATTCTGGTCGCCGTCGTCTCATTCTGTCCGTACTTCTTTCCAGAGAGTGTGAAAAGACATTGCAAGTTG
Above is a genomic segment from Marasmius oreades isolate 03SP1 chromosome 4, whole genome shotgun sequence containing:
- the RPL34A gene encoding 60S ribosomal protein L34A — protein: MAQRVTLRKRQPYNTKSSGRRVVKTPGGKLIYHTVRKRASSPKCGDCGTALAGIPALRPRQYAVISKRQKTVNRAYGGSRCGDCTKQRILRAFLVEEAKIVKRVIKSQQKK